The Pseudomonadota bacterium genomic interval AGGGCGTTGGCGGTGCGCCGGCGTAGGGCGGTTTCTGCGGCCGCGAGCTGGAGGCGATCGTTGATCCCCAGCACTTCGTCTTCGTCGTGGACCATCTCCGCGTTCACGGGGATGCCGTCCGCTACGGCCATTTCGATGACGTCCGTCAGGTAGTACTCGCCCTGGGCGTTGGCGTTGTCGAGGTGCTTCAGCCAGCGCCGGAGCAGGCCCGTGCGACAGGCCAACACGCCCGTGTTGACCTCCTGGATCCGACGTTGCGCCGCGTCCGCATCCTTCTCCTCGACGATTCGCTGCACCTGGTGAGCATCGTCGCGCACGATCCTGCCGTAGCCCGTGGGGTCCGGCGCGTGGAGCGTCAGCAGGGCGAGGGCGTCGGTGCGGACCGGAAATTGCGACGACGCGGAGTCATGGTCCGCGGGCGTGGCATGGCCCGGGACCTTGGGTTCGGTCTGCTCGATCAGGCGCTCCAGGGTGGCGGCCGTGACCAGGGGTACGTCGCCATAGAGCACCAGCACGAGGGAGTCATCGTCACCAAGCGCGCCCATGGCGCAGTCCACCGCGTGCCCCGTGCCGAGTTGTTCTGCCTGGAGGTGCCATTGGAGGGTGCTGTCGTCTTGGAAGGCGGCGCGCACGGCCTCTCCGCCGTGACCGTAGACCACATGGACCTTCGCTTCGGGGAGCTCACGGCAGGTGGAGATGACGTGGGCGAGCAGCGGGCGGCCGGCGAGGGGCTGCAGCACCTTGGGCAGATCGGAGTTCATTCGCCTGCCCTTACCGGCGGCGAGGATGACGATGTCGAGCTTCACATGGACTCCTTGGCGATACGCCCACGGGGCGCGGGCCTGCCTGGTGGGGCGAGCGTGACCAGTTCTTTTCCGTGGGTCCAGTGACTAGTGCTCAAGGCGTCACATCACGGCAAAAAACATTTGAAAACAGAGCGAAATAAGCGGGATAAATTTCTAGTAAAAGACCTCTAATTGGATGGCACCGTGAGCGCGACGGTGTCGGACGAGGCATCCCTGGGTGATCCGGGCGCGGGCGGGCATGACCAGGCTCTGAGCACTGCGCGGCGCTCAATCCAAGCCGTGAAACGCCCGCAACCCTTAAGGAAGTCATTCTAGAAAAAGCGTGCTAGTTAATTAGGTGTGAGTCGGCCTGCACCCGCTCCGCATCCAAATCATTAGATAATTTCTAGAATATCTTAGCTTCTAAAAATACCTTCAAATCAGCGGATTGGCTGGGAAGCCAGCCGCAGGAGCGAGGCTCAGTCGAGCGGCTGATCGACCACCACGTGCAGGGCGCGATTGCGCTCCAGCATCTCCCGACGCATCTCCCGACGCATCCGTCCCGCCTCGTAGAGGGCCCGCTCCACATCGCTCTCCGGCTCTAGCTGGGGCACTAGGCGGGAGTGGCCCTGATCGTCCTTGGCCACCATGGTGAAGTAGCAGCTGCACGCGTGGCGCTGCTCATCCGTGTGCAGGTCCTGGGTCATGATCTTCACGCCGACCTCCATCGAGGTCTTGCCGGTGTAGTTCACGTGGGCCAGGAAGGTGACCAGCTCGCCCACCTTGATCGGGGCCTTGAAGGCCAGGTGGTCGAGGGAGGCGGTGACGACGTAGGACTTGCAGTACTGGGCGGCACAGGCGTACGCCACCTGGTCGAGGAGCTTGAGCAGGGAGCCGCCGTGCACGTTGCCGGCGAAGTTGGCCATGTCCGGCGTCATCAGCACAGTCATGGTGAGGGACTTGCGGGGACGATCGCTCATGGTGACGGCTACCTGTGCGGACGTCGGTTTCGGAGTGGGCGCCTCGGGATTGCGCCCTCGCAAGGCACGCCGCGGCACTGGGCCGCGGCATCGGCGTAGGTCAGCTCTGCTTGCGCAGGCGGCGGATCGCGCGCAGGCGGGCGGCGGCTTCAGCCAGCTCGGCTTGAGCGCGTGCCCAATCGATGGTGGCGGCCTGGTCGTTCAGCGCGTCCTGGGCACGGCGCATGGCCTCTTCGGCCTCCGCCTCATCCAGATCCGCCGCGCGCACCACCGTGTCGGCCAGCACCGTGATCAGATGCGGCTGGATCTCCAGCGATCCGCCGGACACGTAAAAGTGCAGCTCCTCGCCGCCCTCGGGCAACTGCACCCGGACATCACCCGGGCGCAGGTCCGTAAGCAGCGGGGCGTGGCGGGGCGCGATACCCACGTCGCCCTCACGGGCGGACGCGAACACCATGGCCGCTTCGCCGGAGAAGATCTCTCCCTCGGCGCTGACGATGTCGACCTGAATCGTGCTCATGCTTGAGGCTCCTTCGTAGAAG includes:
- a CDS encoding NTP transferase domain-containing protein; its protein translation is MKLDIVILAAGKGRRMNSDLPKVLQPLAGRPLLAHVISTCRELPEAKVHVVYGHGGEAVRAAFQDDSTLQWHLQAEQLGTGHAVDCAMGALGDDDSLVLVLYGDVPLVTAATLERLIEQTEPKVPGHATPADHDSASSQFPVRTDALALLTLHAPDPTGYGRIVRDDAHQVQRIVEEKDADAAQRRIQEVNTGVLACRTGLLRRWLKHLDNANAQGEYYLTDVIEMAVADGIPVNAEMVHDEDEVLGINDRLQLAAAETALRRRTANAL
- a CDS encoding acyl-CoA thioesterase, whose translation is MSDRPRKSLTMTVLMTPDMANFAGNVHGGSLLKLLDQVAYACAAQYCKSYVVTASLDHLAFKAPIKVGELVTFLAHVNYTGKTSMEVGVKIMTQDLHTDEQRHACSCYFTMVAKDDQGHSRLVPQLEPESDVERALYEAGRMRREMRREMLERNRALHVVVDQPLD
- a CDS encoding F0F1 ATP synthase subunit epsilon — encoded protein: MSTIQVDIVSAEGEIFSGEAAMVFASAREGDVGIAPRHAPLLTDLRPGDVRVQLPEGGEELHFYVSGGSLEIQPHLITVLADTVVRAADLDEAEAEEAMRRAQDALNDQAATIDWARAQAELAEAAARLRAIRRLRKQS